In Risungbinella massiliensis, a single window of DNA contains:
- a CDS encoding glycine betaine ABC transporter substrate-binding protein: MTEQNFFSLFIQTVQNRWPEILIGLQQHLYLSLVSILIASLISIPLGIYISRHKRIAEPIIGAVSIFQTIPSLALFGFLLPIFGIGSTTAIIALTIYALLPILRNTYTGIIGVDSSVIEAGRGMGMTNYQILRMIELPLALPVIMAGLRTATVLTIGVATLSAFIGAGGMGDLIYRGLTSTRNEVVLAGAIPAALLAILFDVILKRIELATDPKRGQKFSIKKLVIIILVPVLVLGGITIYQENKADKTIVISGKNWTEQLILPHIIAEYLKNKTDYPVTVNDGLGDTPILTQAIQKGDIDIYVEYTGTGLLTILKEQYDPNMTPDEIFQKTQAGYREKLQLEWLKPLGFENTYAITLNPQVAKTLGIQNISELSSRSPELLFGGPAPFYEREDGYDQFVKAYNLQFKEKKSLDSNLMYSAVKEGEVDLIPGFTTDGRIVRFNLHLLKDDKKFFPPYYAAPIVNQETLKKYPELKEILNQLAGKISNEEMAEMNAQVDIDKKNPKKVAINFLKKEGLIK; the protein is encoded by the coding sequence ATGACTGAACAAAACTTTTTTTCCTTATTTATTCAGACCGTTCAAAATCGCTGGCCAGAAATCCTCATCGGACTACAACAACATCTATATTTATCACTGGTTTCCATTCTGATCGCCTCCTTGATTTCCATACCACTTGGTATTTACATCTCGCGACACAAACGCATTGCTGAACCGATCATAGGAGCCGTTTCTATTTTTCAAACAATCCCAAGTTTAGCCTTATTCGGTTTCCTCTTACCCATTTTTGGTATCGGAAGTACCACTGCAATCATTGCTTTGACGATTTATGCACTCCTCCCTATTTTACGTAACACCTACACTGGAATTATCGGAGTAGATTCATCTGTCATCGAAGCAGGACGAGGGATGGGTATGACCAACTATCAAATTTTGCGAATGATAGAATTGCCACTTGCCTTACCCGTTATCATGGCAGGTTTACGAACAGCAACTGTATTAACAATTGGTGTTGCTACACTATCAGCTTTTATTGGCGCAGGGGGAATGGGGGATCTCATCTACAGAGGACTTACCTCCACACGAAATGAGGTAGTATTAGCAGGTGCAATTCCAGCAGCGTTACTAGCAATCTTGTTTGATGTGATACTAAAGCGTATTGAGTTGGCAACCGATCCAAAACGCGGTCAAAAGTTCTCTATCAAAAAACTGGTCATTATCATTTTGGTTCCTGTCTTAGTATTAGGCGGCATTACCATCTATCAGGAAAATAAAGCGGACAAGACCATTGTTATATCAGGTAAAAATTGGACAGAACAATTGATTTTGCCCCATATCATTGCCGAATACCTCAAAAACAAAACAGACTACCCAGTCACAGTGAATGATGGTCTAGGTGATACCCCGATCTTGACCCAAGCAATACAAAAAGGCGACATTGATATATATGTTGAATACACAGGCACCGGACTACTAACCATCTTGAAAGAACAATATGATCCTAATATGACTCCAGATGAGATTTTCCAAAAAACACAAGCAGGCTATCGAGAAAAACTTCAATTGGAATGGTTAAAGCCACTTGGATTTGAAAACACCTATGCCATTACCTTAAATCCACAAGTAGCGAAAACATTAGGAATCCAAAACATTTCCGAGCTATCCAGTAGATCTCCAGAACTTCTCTTTGGAGGACCTGCTCCTTTCTATGAGCGAGAAGATGGTTATGATCAATTTGTTAAAGCCTATAACTTACAATTCAAGGAGAAGAAAAGCTTAGATTCCAATCTAATGTACTCTGCTGTAAAAGAAGGCGAAGTTGATCTAATCCCAGGTTTCACAACAGATGGCAGAATTGTTCGCTTCAATCTGCATCTATTAAAGGATGACAAAAAGTTCTTCCCCCCTTATTACGCAGCACCTATTGTGAATCAAGAAACATTAAAAAAATACCCTGAGCTAAAAGAGATACTAAATCAATTAGCCGGGAAGATTTCGAATGAAGAGATGGCAGAAATGAACGCTCAAGTCGATATCGATAAGAAGAACCCGAAAAAGGTTGCAATTAACTTCCTAAAAAAAGAAGGGTTAATTAAATAA